The nucleotide sequence GAATTCGACCAGAGCCGCGTCCACGCCGTCCGCCGAGGTGCCCGTCATGAGACCGACGACGCGCGTCTCCCGCCGGCCGGCGTACTCGCGCACGCGCGTCCAGGCGTCGCTCATCGGTCCGGCATGGGCTCGCCGGGTGGCCGGCCGCCGGATCGCCGGCGAGGGCCGCTCACGGCTGCTCCTCGAGCGCGCGCCGCACGAATCCGGCCGCACGCGCGAGGCGCGCTTCAGCCGCGGCGCGATCCACGCCGCGCCCGAGCATGACGATCGCCGTCTTGACGCTGCCGCCCGCGGCGGCGATGGCGCGACCGGCTTCGTCGTAGCTCGCGCCGGTCACGGTCATCACCGTGCGGCGCGAGCGCTCGACCAGCTTTTGGCTGGTCGCCATCAGATCCACCATCATGTTCTCGTAGGCCTTGCCGACCCGAACGAACGCCGCGGTGGTGATCATGTTGAGCACCAGTTTCTGCGCGGTGCCGGCCTTCATGCGCGTCGAGCCCATCAACACTTCGGGGCCCACCACCGGACAGATCGCGACGTCCACGTCGAGACGGAACTCCTCGCGCGGCGTGCAGGTGACGTAGGCGGTTCTCGCTCCGAGCTCGCGCGCGACGCGCAGCGCCGCGACCACGAACGGGGTGCGGCGACTCGCGGCCAGGCCGATCACGGTGTCCTTCGGCCCGACTTGCCGCTCGCGAATCGCGGCCTCGCCCTCGGCCTCTCGATCCTCCGCGCCCTCCACGGCGCGCACCAGCGCACCGGGGCCGCCGGCGATAACGCCCTGCACCATCTCGGGCGGAGAGCCGAACGTGGGCGGGCACTCCGAGGCATCGAGCACGCCGAGCCGCCCGCTGGTGCCGGCGCCCACGTAGATCAGCCGCCCGCCTTCGCGAAAGGAGGCCACCACCAGCTCGACCGCGCGCGCGACGTAGGGCAGCTCGCGCGCCACCGCCTCGGGAACCGTGCGATCCTCGCTCGAAATGCGCTCCACGAGCGCCTGGGTATCGAGCGTGTCGAGATCGAGCGTGCGCGGATTGCGCTGCTCGGTGGCAAGGCGGGCGAATTCATGGAAGCGCGCGTGATCGTCCATGGCGCGTGGGACCTCGGGATGGGACGTCATCCGTGACGTCCGGGCAGGATGCCACGCGTCGTGGGAGGCCGCAACCGCCGGAGTTGACCCTGCCGCGCGCCAGCCCTAGCGTGATCGAATGCCCGAGCTCCCCGAGGTCGAAACCGTGCGCCGCATGCTGGAAGGCAACGTCGTGGGTCGCACCGTGAGAGCGATCCGGCTGTCGGGCCAACGGCTGCGAAGCCCGATCTCGCCGGTGGCGGTGCGACGGTTACGGCACCGACGGATTGACTCGATCGGCCGCCACGGGAAGTACCTGTTCCTCCATTTCGACGGCGGCCACACGCTCCTCTCGCACCTCGGAATGAGCGGGCGCTGGCTGTTCTCGCCGAGTCCGCCCGATGCGCCTCTGCCCCATGTCCACGCGCGCTTCGAGTTCGAAGACGGAAGCTCGCTCCGCTACCAGGATCCTCGCCGCTTCGGCCTGCTGCGCGTCGTGTCGAGCGACCGACTGGGCCACGAACCGGAGCTGAGATCTCTCGGTCCCGATCCGATCGCCAACGGGTTTGCCGCCGAGGATCTCGCCGCGCGTGCGCGCGGCCGGCGGGTCGCGGTCAAGTCGTTCCTGCTCGATCAGCGTCAGCTCGCCGGCATCGGCAACATCTACGCCAGCGAGATCCTCCATCGCGCGCGCGTTCACCCGAGCCGGGCGGCCGGCCGGATCGTCGCGCGCGAATGGAACGCGATCGCCCGCTCCACGAGAAAGGTGCTCCTCGAGGCGATCGCGCGCTCCGGCACCACGTTCAGCATGTACCGGACGCTCTGGAACGAGCCGGGGCAGTACGGCGAGCAGCTCCGCGTCTACGACCGGGGCGGCCAGCCCTGTCGCGATTGCGGCACCGCGATCCGCCGGGTGGTCCTGGGGCAACGGTCCACCTTCTTCTGCCCTAGCTGCCAGCCGCGAGTAACAACAAAGCGGAAAAAATAGTCTATAAAGATCGTTGCCCTTGGGGCGGCGGCCGCTTACCTTGTCCCCTGCCCTCAGTGGGGGTGTTCCCCACCCGGCATATCCCGTAACAGCCATTCTGTTTCCACGACCCATCCGTCATGGAGGACTCGTGACGTTTGCCTCACTCGGGCTGCCCGCGCCCATTCTAAAGGGCGTGCGGGCGGCAGGGCTCACCGAGCCCACTGCCATTCAAAGCCGCGCCATCCCCGTGATCCTCCAGGGCAACGACCTGATCGGCAATGCCCAGAGCGGAAGCGGCAAGACCGGCGCGTACATCCTTCCCATCCTGGCGAGACTGCTCGACAGTCCGCCGCGTCTTCGGGCGATCGTTCTCACCCCGACGCGCGAGCTGGCCTCCTACGTCGAGACTCGGGCGCGCGACTACGCGCGCTTCACCGAGGTTCGGATCGGAGTCGTGTTCACGGGCGCCCCGCTCTCGGCGCAGGAGAAGATGCTGCGCGAGAATCCGGTGGACGTGCTGGTCGCCACCCCGGGTCGTCTGCTCGAGCTTCACGCGCGTGGCGTCCTCAATTTCGAGGATGTCGAAGTGCTGGTGCTGGAGGAGGCCGATCGCATGATCGCGATGGAGCTCGCGACCGACTTGCGCAAGCTCCTCAAGCTGCTGCCGGAAACGCGCCAGACCCTGATGTTCACGATGACATTGCCTCCCGAGCTCAACCGGCTCGCCAAGGAGGCTCTGGTCGAGCCGGTGCGGGTGGATCTCGCCCCGGTCAGCAAGAGCGGCACCGGGATCACCCAGGCGATCTATCCCGTGCCGCGCGATCTCAAGTCGGACCTGCTCAGCGAGCTACTCTC is from Candidatus Sulfotelmatobacter sp. and encodes:
- the murQ gene encoding N-acetylmuramic acid 6-phosphate etherase, producing MDDHARFHEFARLATEQRNPRTLDLDTLDTQALVERISSEDRTVPEAVARELPYVARAVELVVASFREGGRLIYVGAGTSGRLGVLDASECPPTFGSPPEMVQGVIAGGPGALVRAVEGAEDREAEGEAAIRERQVGPKDTVIGLAASRRTPFVVAALRVARELGARTAYVTCTPREEFRLDVDVAICPVVGPEVLMGSTRMKAGTAQKLVLNMITTAAFVRVGKAYENMMVDLMATSQKLVERSRRTVMTVTGASYDEAGRAIAAAGGSVKTAIVMLGRGVDRAAAEARLARAAGFVRRALEEQP
- the mutM gene encoding bifunctional DNA-formamidopyrimidine glycosylase/DNA-(apurinic or apyrimidinic site) lyase; this encodes MPELPEVETVRRMLEGNVVGRTVRAIRLSGQRLRSPISPVAVRRLRHRRIDSIGRHGKYLFLHFDGGHTLLSHLGMSGRWLFSPSPPDAPLPHVHARFEFEDGSSLRYQDPRRFGLLRVVSSDRLGHEPELRSLGPDPIANGFAAEDLAARARGRRVAVKSFLLDQRQLAGIGNIYASEILHRARVHPSRAAGRIVAREWNAIARSTRKVLLEAIARSGTTFSMYRTLWNEPGQYGEQLRVYDRGGQPCRDCGTAIRRVVLGQRSTFFCPSCQPRVTTKRKK